The following is a genomic window from Irregularibacter muris.
AAAATAGGAGGGGCGTCAGGTCCACTATATGGAAGTTTTTTTATGAAACTAGGCGTACCAGTAAAGGGCAAGGAAAAAATTCACTTTTACGATTTTTATGAAATGCTAAAAGCGGGTATTGAGGCCATAGAAAATAGAGGGAAGGCCGTGGTGGGGGATAAAACCATGGTGGATGCCCTAAGACCAGCCCTGGATGAATTCACTCAAGCCATAGAGGAGAATAAGGAGCCCTTAGAAGCATTCCATATCTTTGTAGAAGCCAGTAGAAAAGGGGCCCAGACTACCATTCCTTTGGTTGCTAAAAAGGGAAGGGCCATGAGATTAGGAGAAAGAGCCATAGGCCATATCGATCCAGGAGCGGTTTCAGCTACTCTAATCTTAGAAACCATAGAAAATAACTTAATCAAAATAGCAAAATAAGAATAGAATTGAAATATTTAAATGCCCATAGTTTTAACTATGGGTATTTTTGTATAATTTTTTACTTATATTATTTATATAAAATGCAAAATAACATATAATCTATATAGAACAGCAATTATTATTAGGTCACCAGGAAGGAAGATGTTTACATTGGGTAAAAAGATAACTCTAG
Proteins encoded in this region:
- the dhaL gene encoding dihydroxyacetone kinase subunit DhaL, translated to MYQEFVVDKTFFINVIKDLKDMVEENRDYLSKLDSDIGDGDHGINMSIGFRGVIAKIEELQEEDISNICRKVGMILLGKIGGASGPLYGSFFMKLGVPVKGKEKIHFYDFYEMLKAGIEAIENRGKAVVGDKTMVDALRPALDEFTQAIEENKEPLEAFHIFVEASRKGAQTTIPLVAKKGRAMRLGERAIGHIDPGAVSATLILETIENNLIKIAK